A genomic region of Haliotis asinina isolate JCU_RB_2024 chromosome 1, JCU_Hal_asi_v2, whole genome shotgun sequence contains the following coding sequences:
- the LOC137273393 gene encoding acetylcholine receptor subunit gamma-like, whose amino-acid sequence MYCVTVPLLWLLYATNVCYGANYTDLQRLHDSLLTNYRPNLRPVNDSSRPVFVGADIAVSNIVTLDIDSGSLVTWFELMVTWTDERLTWDARQYTDVRTINFLRSRVWVPDLHVLNTHSSHGVLGDTDDTLQVYPEGKVEWHIELETRTPCPVSLTRFPFDKHTCFVTLTTSFHREVDVNISDMTFTDEKATNTGEWMLTESSAKRVILGKARPRSGVTLSLNLRRYGGYYSFSLILPLFIVSVVNPWVILVRSNSGEKTSTAVSLFLSFTIFITVLANLLPQSPQGIPILTVVVYTQFVLSSWIVAYCIASQRLSQRDKHSRLTRILAFVLLKKSRKKVVQPATPTEAGDGSTEQAQEDNTDFPLLADKLDKVVFYVCSADAILVMNFSLLFILAT is encoded by the exons CAGACTTGCAACGCCTCCACGACAGTCTCCTCACCAACTACCGACCCAACCTCCGTCCTGTCAACGACTCATCGCGGCCGGTGTTTGTCGGCGCGGACATCGCAGTATCCAACATTGTCACCCTCGACATCGACAGTGGAAGTTTGGTCACGTGGTTCGAGCTTATGGTAACGTGGACGGACGAGAGGTTGACATGGGATGCAAGGCAGTACACAGATGTAAGAACTATTAACTTTCTCAGGTCTAGAGTGTGGGTTCCTGATCTTCACGTCCTCAACACTCACAGCAGCCATGGCGTCCTCGGAGATACTGACGACACTCTACAG GTTTATCCTGAAGGAAAGGTCGAGTGGCACATTGAATTGGAAACAAGAACACCTTGTCCAGTTTCACTAACAAGGTTCCCGTTTGACAAACACACGTGCTTCGTCACACTAACCACCTCCTTTCACAGGGAGGTTGACGTCAACATCAGCGATATGACCTTCACCGACGAGAAAGCCACCAACACGGGTGAGTGGATGTTGACAGAGTCCTCCGCCAAGAGGGTAATCCTTGGTAAAGCCAGACCAAGGAGTGGAGTAACGTTATCGCTCAACTTACGACGCTATGGAGGTTACTATAGCTTCAGTCTGATATTGCCCCTGTTTATTGTTTCTGTCGTCAATCCTTGGGTGATCCTCGTCAGGTCCAACAGCGGGGAGAAGACGTCAACAGCTGTCTCCCTCTTCCTGTCCTTCACGATATTCATCACTGTCCTTGCTAATCTACTACCACAGTCGCCCCAAGGCATCCCAATCCTCACAGTTGTTGTCTACACGCAGTTCGTGTTAAGCTCCTGGATTGTTGCGTACTGCATTGCTTCTCAGCGGCTAAGTCAGAGAGACAAGCACAGCAGACTGACGAGGATCCTTGCATTTGTCCTCCTGAAGAAAAGCAGGAAGAAGGTTGTCCAGCCAGCTACTCCGACAGAGGCTGGtgatggctccacggaacaagCCCAGGAGGACAACACCGACTTCCCTCTACTGGCGGATAAACTGgacaaagttgtattttatgtatgttCGGCAGACGCCATTCTGGTTATGAACTTCTCCCTTCTGTTTATTCTCGCGACATGA